Proteins from a genomic interval of Physeter macrocephalus isolate SW-GA chromosome 21, ASM283717v5, whole genome shotgun sequence:
- the LOC102988950 gene encoding CXXC-type zinc finger protein 1-like yields MEKSEDSEQSDAENPASLRQCLGPGCVHPTRPGSKYCSDDCGMKLAADRIYAILPKRIQQWQKSPCIAEEHGKKMLEHIHREQQDTHTRLKDIECHFHELEAIIQRGKQQAVCKDEKSNKHGRNSVNLQIFCVSCGQSINTQVALLHMEHCFAKYERKLSFRSMYPTCVEGATRLFCDVYDPRSKRYCKRLQVLCPEHSKDPKVQADEVCGCPLVNNVFEPTGNFCCLPKHLCNRHYCWEKLRRAEVDLERVRMLLKLEELVKQEHKVRTAMKNRAGLLALMLHQTIQHDPLTTDLRSRVDS; encoded by the exons ATGGAAAAATCAGAAGACTCAGAGCAGTCAGATGCCGAGAACCCAGCCTCACTGCGGCAGTGCCTGGGACCTGGATGTGTGCACCCCACCCGGCCAGGCTCCAAGTACTGCTCGGACGACTGTGGCATGAAGCTGGCAGCTGA CCGCATCTATGCGATCCTGCCCAAGCGCATCCAGCAGTGGCAGAAGAGCCCTTGCATTGCTGAGGAGCATGGCAAGAAAATGCTCGAGCACATCCACCGTGAACAGCAGGACACCCACACCCGCCTGAAGGACATAGAGTGCCATTTCCATGAACTTGAGGCCATCATTCAGCGTGGCAAGCAGCAGGCTGTGTGCAAAGATGAAAAG AGCAACAAACATGGCAGGAACAGCGTCAACCTGCAGATCTTCTGTGTCTCCTGCGGGCAGTCCATCAATACGCAGGTTGCCCTGCTCCACATGGAGCACTGCTTCGCCAAG TATGAGCGCAAATTGTCCTTCAGGTCCATGTACCCCACTTGCGTTGAGGG AGCCACAAGGCTCTTCTGTGATGTTTACGACCCACGGAGTAAGAGGTACTGTAAGCGACTCCAGGTGTTATGCCCTGAGCACTCGAAGGACCCCAAG GTACAGGCTGATGAAGTGTGCGGCTGCCCACTAGTGAACAACGTCTTTGAGCCCACTGGTAATTTCTGTTGCCTCCCCAAACACCTGTGCAATCGCCACTACTGCTGGGAGAAGCTGAGACGTGCCGAGGTGGACCTAGAGCGCGTGCGCATG TTGCTCAAGCTGGAAGAGCTGGTTAAGCAGGAGCACAAGGTGCGCACAGCCATGAAGAATCGGGCAGGGCTGCTGGCCCTTATGCTTCATCAGACAATCCAGCATGACCCGCTCACTACTGACCTACGCTCCAGAGTAGACAGCTGA